The following nucleotide sequence is from Flavimarina sp. Hel_I_48.
GACCAAAAGCCCTAAAACCACTGTCTGCGACATTTAAAATAAAATTTTGTCCCATGACCCCAAGACCTATTAATCCAAAATTATAATCTTTATACTCCATAATTATTTGTTAGCATTGTTATAAATTAAAAGCCATTCTCTATAAGAAAAGCCCGCACTCAGGTAAATTATCTCTAACTTTACCTTTGATGCCATTCAAATTTAACTGAAATGATTTAAATGACGTTTTTTTTAGACTTAAACTAGCCTTAAAATACCAATAATAACCTTAAATCAGCTTTACAAAATACCTATTATTTATGGAAAAGACCATTAATCAAATGCTTATCATATTTGGAGCTTCGGGAGATCTTACGGCTCGTAAACTTATCCCAGCGCTTTATAATCTATATAAAAACAAACATATCCCAGAAAATTTTGTTGTCCTGGGAGCCAGCCGTAGTGCAATGACAGATGCCGCTTTTCGTAAAAAAGTGGTTCAGGAGAGCAAATACCTGCAGGAAAAAATAGGCAAGGAGGACAAGGATTTCATCAAGAAGTTTTCTGATAAAATGCACTATGAAGACATAGGGGATGATTATGATACAGATTATACAAAACTTGCAAAACGCATAAAAGAACTGAACGAAAATGCGGGCACAGATGATAATTTCATCTTTTACCTTTCCACACCGCCCAGCTTATATGAAACAATCGCAAAGAACCTTTCTAATGCAGGGCTTACCGATGAGAAAAAAGGCTGTAAAAGGATCATTGTCGAAAAACCTTTTGGCTATAGTTTAAAAACCGCAGAGGAGCTCAATAACGGACTCCAGAAATATTTTGGGGAATCCCAGATTTACAGGATTGACCACTACCTGGGTAAAGAAACGGTACAGAACTTACTGGTAACCCGCTTCTCAAATTCTATTTTTGAACCGTTATGGAACCGTAACTACATTCATCATGTAGAGATTACAAATGCCGAAACGGTAGGAGTTGAAAAACGTGGTGGTTATTACGATAAGTCTGGAGCCCTACGGGATATGTTTCAGAGTCACCTGCTACAAATTGTATCGCTGATCGTTATGGAACCGCCCATAAACTCAAGCGCTGAGGAAATCAGAAATGAAAAGGTAAAGGCCTTAAAATCCCTGCGTATTATGAAGGATAAGGAAACCCTATTCAATAACACGATGAAAGGGCAATATGTTTCTTCAACTATAGATGGTAAAAAAGTTAACGGCTACCGTCAGGAAGAAGGGGTAGATACAAAATCAAAAACCGAAACCTATGCGGCGATCAAATTTTTTGTTGACAACTGGCGATGGAAAGATATCCCATTCTATGTGCGTACCGCTAAGCGTATGCCTACTAAAGTTACCGAAGTAGTAATACATTTTAAATCGCCACACCATGCGATTTTCACGAACGAAGATCGCTACAATACCGATAATAAACTTATCATCAGAATTCAGCCAGATGAAGGTATTTTGATCAAATTTGGTGTAAAAGTACCAGGACAGGGCTTTGACGTAGAGCGTGCGAACCTTGATTTTTATTATTCTGAGCTTGTGGATACCGTGGTTATGGATGCTTATGAGCGTTTATTGCTGGATGCGATGCAAGGTGATGCCACCCTTTACGCGCGTGCCGATGAAGTTGAGGCCGCATGGGCATTTGTAGATCCTATTCTTGAATACTGGGCGAAAGATAAAAGCGTTAACACGTATGGTTATCCTGCCGGAACCTGGGGTCCCAAAAATTCTGATGATTTGATTGAAGATAGTTTTGGGTGGAGAAACCCAGGTCAGCATCTAACCGATGAATCAGGATTTTCAATTATTAAGTAAAATCGGCATTTTTTAGCTAAAAACCGGCAAAAAGAACAAGTAATGGATTTACATGTAAACGATACAAAGCAGGAAGTTGCGGAGAATTTTTCAAAGTATTTTAGAAATGCTGCCCACGATACCGATGTTTTTCGGGTGGCACTTTCTGGCGGAAGCACACCAAAAATAGTTTTTGACTTTATGGCCGAACATTATAAAGAGGAGGTGGACTGGTCGCGCGTACATTTTTTCTGGGGTGATGAGCGCTGTGTGCCACCCACAGATGAACAGAGCAATTATAAAATGACCAGGGATCATCTGTTGTCGAAAATTGATGTTCCAGAAGCAAATATATTCCGTATAAAGGGAGAAAATGACTCGGAAGAAGAAGCAAAACGCTATAGTGAAGTGCTTGAGAAAGACCTTCCTTCCGCAAATGGATTACCGCAATTTGATCTTGTGATCCTGGGAATGGGCGGTGATGGACATACAGCTTCTATTTTTCCCAGTGAAATACACCTTTGGGATGAGAAAGCCTATTGCGCGGTTGCCACGCATCCAGAATCTGGTCAAAAACGCGTAGGGCTTACCGGCGGTATAATCAACAATGCAAAAACGGTTGCTTTCCTGGTAACGGGTAACGACAAAACCGAAAAAGTATCAGAAATCATTGGTCAAAAGTCGGGTTACAAAGCATACCCTGCAAGCAAGGTAAATCCCAAGTCTGGTGACCTGCAGTGGTTTTTAGACGCTAATGCAGCTTCTGGCCTCAGTTAATATCTTGAGTGTTCGGTAATAGGTTTAGTGGTTCTCGCAGACTTTTGGTCTTCCGGTTTACCATTTTGACGAATTTGGGCATTATAATACGCGTATAATTCGTTAGCATCTGCTCCCTGCCACTTCTTAAAATATATTTTTAAGAAGTGGTACTGCACATGCCAGACGCCTTTTCTTTCATACAAACGTGCTGAAGTAGTCAACCAGTGCGGGATTACAGTAAAAGTATTGCGTGCGTAAAGTTCGTCAATGAGAATATTGTCCTCATAAATTATATAGGTTTCATCATATCCGCCTATTTCCTCAAAAAGAACTTTGGTAATAAAGAGACTTTGATCTCCCCCGCGGCAGGCACGCCAGTCAAACTGGGTGAACCAACTTACTAAACGCAACCACCAGTGCTTACTGTCAAAACGCATGCAAAAACACCCTGCTGAATTGTCATTTTTAACGGTTTCTACTATAAATCTATCAAAGTAAGCAGGTGGAAAAGAATCTGCATGCAGAAAATAAAGAACGTTTCCTACAGCGATAGCGGCACCCGCATTCATTTGTTTCGCCCTCCCTTTTGCCGAAGATATTACGCGTATAGCGACATCAGTATAACGATTTGCGGCGTACGCCACCTGTTCTATGGTATCATCTTCGCTTCCCCCGTCAACCATAATAATTTCTGAAATATTAGCGGGATTACAGTGAGTAATGAGGTGATCAAGCAGGATTTTAATAGTGCCGGCTTCATTGAGTACAGGTACGATAATGCTTAACATAAGTACTATTTACGAAAGGGATTGACATTGGGTTTTCAATCTTTCGTTTTTATTATTGTTCGTTGAGCGACCAGTTGTATTCCTTAAAAACAATAGGAGCATCAAGATTTATTTTTGTGTCGCTAAATTGATTGATATATGCGTTTAGGCTAGGTGTTTCATCGGTGATAAAATCTTTCGTATAAAATTTAAAAATCGCCGATATTTTCGGGTTATCAGCTGTGATATCATTTTTTTCCGAATTTATAAATCCTTTGACCGCTTCCTCGAGTTGTTCGTTAATTTTAGCGGCCGTATAGGCATCCCGGGAAAGTTTAGGACAGGAAACCGAAGCACAGTTTATGGCAAAATGAATACGCGGCTCGTTCATTTTGCGCAATACTCCATTTTCAAGTCCGCCCAATGATAACGTATGTTTTCCAATGGGAATAAACGCTTTTGTAAACGCGCCATCTATATCTTGAATACTCTTTAAAGGATAGTTCTTCAGGATCAAATCTACCGTGTATACATTATAAAGATTAATGTAATACGCTAATAACTCTTGAACTGACCAATTTTTATCAGGTTCAAGCGAAGAGAGTTTTTTCATATAAGCATCCAGCGCAGGGCGGTCTTTTTCAAAACCTTTATAATCCAAATAGCCAGCAGCATTTACATGCTTTTTCAGCAGTGCGTCCCAGCCGCTATGATCAACGTTGACTTCAGAATTAGTGGTCATTGAGGTCAATTTATCAGGTGTTTTTTTTGTAGGCTGGCCCTGACTTCCCAGTCCGGCAGCGGTGAGAAGGTGACAAGAAACAGCGCTATGCGCAATCAGAAGAAGCAATAGCAATCGTATATAAACTTTCATAAAACAGGAATTAAAATAGGAAAGGTACTGGCTAAATAGATTAAAATGACGATGAACTGCAATATTTTTTCTGAAAATACATTAAAAACCTTACAAAATCAATTAAAAAGGAGCAATAAATAGCCGGTTTGTGCCATTAATTATTATCGTAGTTTTGCAGCCTTCCCGTAAGGGAATAAAAGATACGTAATATGAGCAGTATAGTGGCAATTGTAGGGAGACCTAATGTAGGAAAATCAACACTTTTTAACCGATTGATTCAGCGTCGTGAAGCGATAGTAGATGCTGTGAGCGGTGTTACCCGTGATCGTCACTATGGTAAAAGCGACTGGAATGGAAGGGAATTTTCAGTAATAGATACCGGAGGTTATGTGAAAGGAAGCGATGACGTGTTTGAGGCACAGATTGATAAACAGGTGGAAATCGCCATTGAAGAAGCAGATGCCATCATTTTTATGGTAGATGTGGAGGCCGGGATTACCGGCATGGATCAGGATGTTGCAAAATTGTTGCGAAGGGTCAAAAAACCTATATTCCTGGTAGTAAATAAAGTGGATAACGCAATGCGTGCCCAGAATGCGGTAGAATTTTACAATCTGGGCCTGGGAGATTACTTTACCATTGCCAGTATCAATGGAAGTGGTACCGGTGATTTGCTGGATGCGGTAATAGATGCCCTGCCAGAAAAAGAACCCGATACAGATTCAGACCTGCCACGTTTTGCCGTTGTAGGCAGACCTAACGCGGGGAAATCTTCATTTATAAATACATTGATAGGGGAGGAGCGCTATATCGTAACGGATATCGCCGGTACTACACGGGATTCAATAGATACAAAATACAAACGTTTTGGTTTTGAGTTCAACCTTGTGGATACGGCCGGGATACGCCGCAAGTCAAAAGTAAAAGAGGATCTAGAATTTTATTCGGTGATGCGGTCTGTCCGCGCCATTGAGCATTGTGATGTTTGCCTTGTTGTCGTTGATGCCACCCGTGGATTTGATGGTCAGGTTCAGAATATATTCTGGCTGGCAGAGCGTAACCGCAAAGGCGTTGTGATCCTTATAAATAAATGGGATCTGGTCGAAAAGGATACGAAAACCGTCAAGGAATACGAGCAGTCCATACGCGAGGAAATAGCACCTTTTACAGATGTCCCTATTGTGTTTATTTCGACCATTAGCAAACAGCGTGTTTTTAAAGCTATTGAAACGGCCATAAAGGTATATGAGAACAGGAGCAAGCGTATCAAGACCAGCGAACTCAACGATGTGATGCTTCCTATTATAGAGCATACACCACCACCAGCGATCAAAGGAAAATATGTTAAAATCAAATATTGCATGCAGTTGCCCACGCCGCAGCCACAATTTGCATTTTTCTGTAATTTGCCGCAGTATGTAAAAGATCCTTACCGCAGGTTTATTGAGAATAAATTACGGGAGCAATTTGATTTTAACGGTGTTCCCGTTGCGGTTTATTTTAGAAAAAAATAAGTACGCGCAGACGTTTATCAAAATTCAAAGTAACAGACCGTTTAGCATAATCCTAGCAACGTTTTCAAAAAAGAACAATTCATTGCTGTTATCATTTGAAATACTACCCGCTATTTTAATAAAAGAGCTGGTATATCAGTGTATATTGTACTTTAAATAGAATATTGAATACACCATTTATTTAAGTTAGAGTATTCTACTTAAATGATTTAGGAAGTGGATTAAACATGTTAATAAAAAACTAAATATAAAACTATATTTTTAGTTTTTACTTTTAATGTAGTACTTGCAGTATCAATCAAAAATCAATCACTGCATGAGATCCAAGTACTGTTTTTTAATCCTTTTTGGATGCGTTATTTATTCCACTCAAGCGCAAAAATTCAAAATTACAGGTAAACTTATTGATGCTCAAAATGAAAGTCCGTTAGAAGCAGCGACGGTAGTGGTAGAAACTGTTAAGGATAGCAGTATGATCACCTACACCATTACAGATAAATCGGGTGCTTTTAACCTTGAAGGAAAAGCGTATCAGGATACCGTAAACTTTTACGTGACTTTTGTGGGTTATGCCCCG
It contains:
- a CDS encoding TIGR04283 family arsenosugar biosynthesis glycosyltransferase; the encoded protein is MLSIIVPVLNEAGTIKILLDHLITHCNPANISEIIMVDGGSEDDTIEQVAYAANRYTDVAIRVISSAKGRAKQMNAGAAIAVGNVLYFLHADSFPPAYFDRFIVETVKNDNSAGCFCMRFDSKHWWLRLVSWFTQFDWRACRGGDQSLFITKVLFEEIGGYDETYIIYEDNILIDELYARNTFTVIPHWLTTSARLYERKGVWHVQYHFLKIYFKKWQGADANELYAYYNAQIRQNGKPEDQKSARTTKPITEHSRY
- a CDS encoding DUF547 domain-containing protein, coding for MKVYIRLLLLLLIAHSAVSCHLLTAAGLGSQGQPTKKTPDKLTSMTTNSEVNVDHSGWDALLKKHVNAAGYLDYKGFEKDRPALDAYMKKLSSLEPDKNWSVQELLAYYINLYNVYTVDLILKNYPLKSIQDIDGAFTKAFIPIGKHTLSLGGLENGVLRKMNEPRIHFAINCASVSCPKLSRDAYTAAKINEQLEEAVKGFINSEKNDITADNPKISAIFKFYTKDFITDETPSLNAYINQFSDTKINLDAPIVFKEYNWSLNEQ
- the pgl gene encoding 6-phosphogluconolactonase; translation: MDLHVNDTKQEVAENFSKYFRNAAHDTDVFRVALSGGSTPKIVFDFMAEHYKEEVDWSRVHFFWGDERCVPPTDEQSNYKMTRDHLLSKIDVPEANIFRIKGENDSEEEAKRYSEVLEKDLPSANGLPQFDLVILGMGGDGHTASIFPSEIHLWDEKAYCAVATHPESGQKRVGLTGGIINNAKTVAFLVTGNDKTEKVSEIIGQKSGYKAYPASKVNPKSGDLQWFLDANAASGLS
- the zwf gene encoding glucose-6-phosphate dehydrogenase: MEKTINQMLIIFGASGDLTARKLIPALYNLYKNKHIPENFVVLGASRSAMTDAAFRKKVVQESKYLQEKIGKEDKDFIKKFSDKMHYEDIGDDYDTDYTKLAKRIKELNENAGTDDNFIFYLSTPPSLYETIAKNLSNAGLTDEKKGCKRIIVEKPFGYSLKTAEELNNGLQKYFGESQIYRIDHYLGKETVQNLLVTRFSNSIFEPLWNRNYIHHVEITNAETVGVEKRGGYYDKSGALRDMFQSHLLQIVSLIVMEPPINSSAEEIRNEKVKALKSLRIMKDKETLFNNTMKGQYVSSTIDGKKVNGYRQEEGVDTKSKTETYAAIKFFVDNWRWKDIPFYVRTAKRMPTKVTEVVIHFKSPHHAIFTNEDRYNTDNKLIIRIQPDEGILIKFGVKVPGQGFDVERANLDFYYSELVDTVVMDAYERLLLDAMQGDATLYARADEVEAAWAFVDPILEYWAKDKSVNTYGYPAGTWGPKNSDDLIEDSFGWRNPGQHLTDESGFSIIK
- the der gene encoding ribosome biogenesis GTPase Der, with the protein product MSSIVAIVGRPNVGKSTLFNRLIQRREAIVDAVSGVTRDRHYGKSDWNGREFSVIDTGGYVKGSDDVFEAQIDKQVEIAIEEADAIIFMVDVEAGITGMDQDVAKLLRRVKKPIFLVVNKVDNAMRAQNAVEFYNLGLGDYFTIASINGSGTGDLLDAVIDALPEKEPDTDSDLPRFAVVGRPNAGKSSFINTLIGEERYIVTDIAGTTRDSIDTKYKRFGFEFNLVDTAGIRRKSKVKEDLEFYSVMRSVRAIEHCDVCLVVVDATRGFDGQVQNIFWLAERNRKGVVILINKWDLVEKDTKTVKEYEQSIREEIAPFTDVPIVFISTISKQRVFKAIETAIKVYENRSKRIKTSELNDVMLPIIEHTPPPAIKGKYVKIKYCMQLPTPQPQFAFFCNLPQYVKDPYRRFIENKLREQFDFNGVPVAVYFRKK